In the genome of Nocardioides marmoribigeumensis, one region contains:
- a CDS encoding pyridoxamine 5'-phosphate oxidase family protein, which produces MGKVHERIDDRLREFIERQPVFFVGTAPSGEAGHVNVSPKGLTDGTFAVVDDRTVAYLDLTASGAETIAHVRQNGRIVVMFCSFERSPDVVRLHGRGRVVTLYDDEFARWSSYFEDNPAARAVVVVEVDRVSTSCGFALPVATGWERRDLLTPNMERRGADGVVAYRRQKNRVSIDGLPAFDADPA; this is translated from the coding sequence ATGGGCAAGGTCCACGAGCGCATCGACGACCGGCTGCGGGAGTTCATCGAGCGCCAGCCCGTCTTCTTCGTCGGCACGGCGCCCAGCGGCGAGGCAGGGCACGTCAACGTCTCGCCCAAGGGCCTGACCGACGGCACGTTCGCGGTGGTCGACGACCGCACGGTCGCCTACCTCGACCTCACCGCCAGCGGTGCGGAGACGATCGCCCACGTCCGCCAGAACGGCCGCATCGTGGTGATGTTCTGCTCCTTCGAGCGCAGCCCCGACGTGGTCCGGCTCCACGGTCGCGGCCGCGTCGTCACCCTGTACGACGACGAGTTCGCCCGCTGGTCGTCGTACTTCGAGGACAACCCGGCCGCGCGGGCCGTCGTGGTGGTCGAGGTCGACCGGGTCTCGACGTCCTGCGGCTTCGCCCTGCCGGTGGCGACCGGCTGGGAGCGGCGTGACCTGCTCACGCCCAACATGGAGCGGCGCGGGGCCGACGGGGTCGTGGCCTACCGCCGGCAGAAGAACCGGGTCAGCATCGACGGCCTGCCGGCCTTCGACGCCGACCCGGCCTGA
- a CDS encoding M36 family metallopeptidase, giving the protein MRTPSFLASVLAAAVLPAATLAATPASGAPSAGSTATGTVFLPNPVQSSGDQSLTDAGDADLPVFGPEYRTRTLTDLDGSGRLAGSYVRVKSSTGPAAKAVGGAFPAYHRDDDRFEQVMGYYWVTTAQHYLQHLGFGSTLRPVNQRQIELRIDQYGGDNSFFRPDKANITLGKGGVDDGEDGEVVVHEYGHSVQDGQVPGFGTTLESGSIGEAFGDYLAVAVSSWAAGTPTTTPEACVADWDSTSYTRRTPHCLRRLDGTKHYPEDVQGEVHADGEIWSRALWDIRTALGDTRASTAIVEAQFAFAPDTSFRDAATATVAAAQRLYGRSAADQVRKAFTARGIL; this is encoded by the coding sequence ATGCGCACCCCTTCGTTCCTCGCGAGCGTGCTCGCCGCCGCCGTCCTCCCCGCCGCCACGCTGGCCGCCACCCCCGCCAGCGGGGCTCCCTCGGCGGGGTCCACCGCCACCGGCACCGTCTTCCTCCCCAACCCCGTGCAGAGCAGCGGGGACCAGTCGCTGACCGACGCCGGCGACGCCGACCTGCCGGTGTTCGGGCCGGAGTACCGCACCCGCACCCTCACCGACCTCGACGGCTCCGGCCGGCTCGCCGGCTCCTACGTCCGGGTGAAGAGCTCCACGGGCCCGGCCGCCAAGGCGGTCGGCGGCGCGTTCCCGGCGTACCACCGCGACGACGACCGGTTCGAGCAGGTGATGGGCTACTACTGGGTGACCACCGCCCAGCACTACCTCCAGCACCTCGGCTTCGGCTCCACCCTGCGGCCGGTCAACCAGCGCCAGATCGAGCTGCGCATCGACCAGTACGGCGGCGACAACTCCTTCTTCCGTCCCGACAAGGCCAACATCACCCTCGGCAAGGGCGGCGTCGACGACGGCGAGGACGGCGAGGTCGTCGTCCACGAGTACGGCCACTCCGTGCAGGACGGCCAGGTGCCCGGCTTCGGCACGACCCTCGAGTCCGGCTCGATCGGCGAGGCGTTCGGCGACTACCTCGCGGTCGCGGTCAGCTCGTGGGCCGCGGGCACGCCGACGACGACGCCCGAGGCCTGCGTGGCCGACTGGGACTCGACCTCGTACACCCGCAGGACGCCGCACTGCCTGCGCCGCCTGGACGGGACGAAGCACTACCCCGAGGACGTCCAGGGCGAGGTGCACGCCGACGGCGAGATCTGGTCGCGGGCCCTGTGGGACATCCGCACCGCGCTCGGCGACACCCGCGCCAGCACCGCGATCGTGGAGGCGCAGTTCGCGTTCGCGCCCGACACCTCGTTCCGCGACGCGGCCACCGCGACCGTGGCGGCCGCCCAGCGGCTCTACGGCAGGTCGGCTGCGGACCAGGTCCGCAAGGCGTTCACCGCGCGCGGGATCCTCTGA
- a CDS encoding GTPase domain-containing protein, whose product MSGPAGRISRTMGSRTALGTGLATTAVAALSRAPERVGHVFRRRYPTIAVTGMTGVGKTALADRLSRRSATPGSADVGSATMERRTRRQARLRGFRFRVVPGENAATRLGALDEVFHDDAVDGVLHVVAWGHATPRRTAGTTGTAEATREAQLAAELEDWTITAHRLASMAVRREKPTWLVIAVTKADLFPDELDEAVRYYSPGSGSPFADRLDELRRLAGGAKLSVDVLPVCAAGGDRRSAVPDKQCATMVDRLEARLAQLSGHV is encoded by the coding sequence ATGAGTGGACCCGCAGGACGCATCAGCCGCACGATGGGCAGCCGCACGGCCCTGGGCACCGGCCTGGCCACCACCGCGGTCGCCGCGCTGTCGCGGGCTCCCGAGCGCGTCGGCCACGTCTTCCGGCGGCGCTACCCGACCATCGCCGTCACCGGCATGACCGGCGTGGGCAAGACCGCCCTCGCCGACCGGCTCTCCCGCCGCTCCGCCACCCCCGGCTCGGCCGACGTCGGCTCGGCGACGATGGAGCGCCGCACCCGCCGCCAGGCCAGGCTGCGCGGGTTCCGGTTCCGCGTCGTCCCCGGCGAGAACGCCGCCACACGGCTGGGCGCGCTCGACGAGGTGTTCCACGACGACGCGGTCGACGGCGTGCTGCACGTGGTCGCCTGGGGCCACGCGACACCCCGTCGTACGGCGGGCACGACCGGGACCGCGGAGGCGACCCGCGAGGCCCAGCTGGCCGCCGAGCTCGAGGACTGGACGATCACCGCCCACCGCCTCGCCTCGATGGCCGTGCGCCGCGAGAAGCCGACCTGGCTGGTGATCGCGGTGACCAAGGCCGACCTGTTCCCCGACGAGCTCGACGAGGCCGTGCGCTACTACTCCCCCGGCAGCGGCTCGCCCTTCGCCGACCGGCTCGACGAGCTGCGCCGGCTGGCCGGCGGCGCCAAGCTCTCGGTCGACGTCCTGCCCGTCTGCGCCGCGGGCGGCGACCGGCGCTCGGCCGTGCCGGACAAGCAGTGCGCCACGATGGTCGACCGCCTGGAGGCCCGGCTCGCCCAGCTCAGCGGCCACGTCTGA
- a CDS encoding gamma-glutamyltransferase translates to MTEPGGERRGRGIAVSAPNELAAAAGVGVAREGGNAVDAAVAAAITTMVSEVGLVSLTAGGFVTLQLPGEDPVTVDGGVAMPGRGLGADRLGRGLWDVRTDYAGGTTMTVGPGSVAVPGALKALDVVARRHGTLPWSRLLQPAVEAAAGFPHGSASYYYLRYVHEPVFGWQDESRATVLSPDGELWPVGSTVVVPHLEDTVRQLAEEGVGALYGGDLGARAAAAVQEAEGLLTLQDLTSYDAVVRPALRLRVGDWELATNPPPASGGVALTAVLELLRGRPAGGPWDETDLRVLARAQALVLGEGLTGPDTEAGRTALAEEVLRRVREVDPVALTSPSTATVSAADAAGGTCAITVSSGYGSGFVVPGTGLAMNNCLGEQELVAAGPHALRPGERISSNMAPTVLRRADGGAALAISSPGSDRIPTALAQVVALFVNGGLDLAPAVAQPRLHVRVRPTEDPPVQVDHEEDLVLPADLGLPTRAMPARSMYFGGVSAALWTAATGLEAYGDPRRTGVVAVHHG, encoded by the coding sequence ATGACCGAGCCGGGAGGCGAGCGGCGCGGGCGCGGGATCGCGGTGTCCGCGCCCAACGAGCTCGCGGCCGCAGCGGGGGTCGGGGTCGCCCGGGAGGGCGGCAACGCCGTCGACGCCGCGGTCGCCGCGGCGATCACCACGATGGTCAGCGAGGTCGGGCTGGTCTCGCTGACCGCGGGCGGCTTCGTGACGCTGCAGCTGCCCGGTGAGGACCCCGTGACCGTGGACGGCGGGGTCGCGATGCCGGGCCGGGGGCTCGGCGCCGACCGCCTCGGACGCGGACTGTGGGACGTCCGCACCGACTACGCCGGCGGCACCACGATGACCGTCGGGCCGGGGTCCGTCGCCGTGCCGGGCGCGCTCAAGGCCCTCGACGTGGTCGCCCGCCGCCACGGCACGCTGCCGTGGTCGCGGCTCCTCCAGCCCGCGGTGGAGGCGGCGGCCGGCTTCCCGCACGGCAGCGCGTCGTACTACTACCTGCGCTACGTCCACGAGCCCGTCTTCGGCTGGCAGGACGAGAGCCGGGCGACCGTGCTCTCGCCCGACGGCGAGCTGTGGCCGGTCGGCTCGACCGTGGTCGTGCCCCACCTCGAGGACACCGTGCGCCAGCTGGCGGAGGAGGGGGTCGGGGCGCTCTACGGCGGCGACCTGGGCGCCCGTGCCGCCGCCGCGGTGCAGGAGGCCGAGGGCCTGCTGACGCTGCAGGACCTCACGTCGTACGACGCCGTGGTGCGTCCGGCGCTCCGCCTGCGGGTGGGCGACTGGGAGCTGGCCACCAACCCTCCGCCGGCCTCCGGGGGCGTGGCGCTGACGGCCGTGCTCGAGCTGCTGCGGGGCAGGCCGGCGGGCGGCCCCTGGGACGAGACCGACCTGCGGGTGCTGGCCCGGGCGCAGGCCCTGGTGCTGGGGGAGGGGCTGACCGGTCCCGACACCGAGGCCGGCCGGACCGCGCTGGCCGAGGAGGTGCTGCGACGGGTCCGGGAGGTGGACCCGGTTGCGCTGACCTCGCCGTCGACCGCCACCGTCTCGGCGGCCGACGCCGCCGGCGGGACCTGCGCGATCACGGTGTCGTCGGGCTACGGCTCCGGCTTCGTCGTGCCCGGCACCGGCCTGGCGATGAACAACTGCCTCGGCGAGCAGGAGCTGGTCGCGGCCGGTCCGCACGCCCTGCGCCCCGGCGAGCGGATCAGCTCCAACATGGCGCCCACGGTCCTGCGGCGAGCCGACGGCGGCGCGGCCCTGGCGATCAGCTCGCCCGGCTCCGACCGCATCCCGACCGCGCTCGCCCAGGTCGTGGCGCTGTTCGTCAACGGCGGGCTCGACCTGGCCCCGGCCGTGGCGCAGCCGCGCCTGCACGTGCGCGTGCGCCCCACCGAGGACCCCCCGGTGCAGGTCGACCACGAGGAGGACCTCGTGCTGCCGGCCGACCTCGGGCTCCCGACCCGTGCGATGCCGGCCCGCTCGATGTACTTCGGGGGGGTCAGCGCCGCTCTCTGGACCGCCGCCACCGGCCTCGAGGCGTACGGCGACCCGAGGCGCACCGGCGTCGTGGCGGTCCACCACGGCTGA
- a CDS encoding acetolactate synthase large subunit, translating into MTGAQSLIRSLECAGAENVFGIPGGAILPAYDPLFDSVKLRHILVRHEQGAGHAAQGYAAAGGGVGVCMATSGPGATNLVTPLADAHMDSVPIVAITGQVASGSIGTDAFQEADIRGITMPITKHNFLVTDPAEIPRTVAEAFYIARTGRPGPVLVDVSKDALQAMTTFRWPTELNLPGYRPTTRPHAKQVREAARLIAESRKPVLYVGGGVIRANASAELARLVELTGIPVVTTLMARGAFPDSHPLHMGMPGMHGSVAAVGCLQRSDLIISLGARFDDRVTGALDSFAPGAKVIHADIDPAEIGKNRYADVPIVGDCKEVIADLVEAIRAEREAGHQGDYEGWVSYLDGVKGRYPLGYDAPADGSLAPQYVMQRLGAIAGPEAVYAAGVGQHQMWASQFIGYEKPRTWINSGGLGTMGFAVPAAMGAKVALPDTTVWAVDGDGCFQMTNQELATCAIEGIPIKVAIINNESLGMVRQWQTLFYDSRYSNTDLQSKRIPDFVKLADAYGCVGLACESPDDVDATIEKAMQIDDVPVVVDFRVHRDAMVWPMVAAGTSNDDIKVAREMAPDWEGDDL; encoded by the coding sequence ATGACCGGCGCACAGAGCCTGATCCGCTCGCTCGAGTGCGCCGGTGCCGAGAACGTCTTCGGCATCCCGGGCGGCGCGATCCTCCCGGCGTACGACCCGCTCTTCGACTCCGTCAAGCTGCGCCACATCCTGGTGCGCCACGAGCAGGGCGCGGGCCACGCGGCGCAGGGCTACGCCGCGGCCGGCGGCGGGGTCGGCGTCTGCATGGCGACCAGCGGCCCGGGGGCGACCAACCTGGTCACCCCGCTCGCCGACGCCCACATGGACTCGGTCCCGATCGTCGCGATCACGGGCCAGGTGGCCAGCGGCTCGATCGGCACCGACGCCTTCCAGGAGGCGGACATCCGCGGCATCACGATGCCGATCACCAAGCACAACTTCCTGGTCACCGACCCCGCCGAGATCCCGCGCACGGTCGCCGAGGCGTTCTACATCGCCCGCACCGGCCGCCCTGGTCCGGTCCTGGTCGACGTGTCCAAGGACGCGCTCCAGGCGATGACGACCTTCCGCTGGCCGACCGAGCTCAACCTGCCGGGCTACCGCCCGACCACGCGCCCGCACGCCAAGCAGGTCCGCGAGGCCGCGCGGCTGATCGCCGAGTCCCGCAAGCCGGTCCTCTACGTCGGCGGCGGCGTCATCCGCGCCAACGCCTCGGCCGAGCTGGCGCGCCTGGTCGAGCTCACCGGCATCCCGGTCGTCACCACCCTGATGGCCCGCGGGGCCTTCCCCGACTCCCACCCGCTGCACATGGGCATGCCCGGCATGCACGGCAGCGTGGCCGCGGTCGGCTGCCTGCAGCGCAGCGACCTGATCATCAGCCTCGGCGCCCGCTTCGACGACCGCGTCACCGGTGCCCTGGACTCCTTCGCCCCCGGCGCCAAGGTGATCCACGCCGACATCGACCCGGCCGAGATCGGCAAGAACCGCTATGCCGACGTGCCGATCGTGGGCGACTGCAAGGAGGTCATCGCCGACCTCGTCGAGGCCATCCGTGCCGAGCGCGAGGCCGGCCACCAGGGCGACTACGAGGGCTGGGTCTCCTACCTCGACGGCGTCAAGGGCCGCTACCCGCTGGGCTACGACGCCCCCGCCGACGGCTCGCTGGCTCCGCAGTACGTCATGCAGCGCCTGGGCGCGATCGCCGGCCCCGAGGCCGTGTACGCCGCGGGCGTGGGCCAGCACCAGATGTGGGCCTCGCAGTTCATCGGCTACGAGAAGCCGCGCACGTGGATCAACTCCGGCGGCCTCGGCACGATGGGCTTCGCGGTCCCCGCGGCGATGGGCGCCAAGGTCGCGCTGCCCGACACCACGGTGTGGGCGGTCGACGGCGACGGCTGCTTCCAGATGACCAACCAGGAGCTGGCCACCTGCGCGATCGAGGGCATCCCGATCAAGGTCGCGATCATCAACAACGAGTCGCTCGGCATGGTCCGGCAGTGGCAGACGCTGTTCTACGACTCGCGCTACTCCAACACCGACCTGCAGTCGAAGAGGATCCCGGACTTCGTCAAGCTGGCCGACGCCTACGGCTGCGTGGGCCTGGCCTGCGAGAGCCCCGACGACGTCGACGCGACGATCGAGAAGGCGATGCAGATCGACGACGTGCCCGTCGTCGTGGACTTCCGGGTCCACCGCGACGCCATGGTCTGGCCGATGGTCGCGGCCGGCACGAGCAACGACGACATCAAGGTGGCGCGCGAGATGGCGCCTGACTGGGAAGGTGACGACCTGTGA
- the ilvD gene encoding dihydroxy-acid dehydratase: MTETPDIKPRSREVTDGLERAAARGMLRAVGMGDEDFAKPQIGVASSWNEITPCNLSLDRLAKAVKNGVHAAGGYPLEFGTISVSDGISMGHDGMHFSLVSREVIADSVETVMMAERLDGSVLLAGCDKSLPGMLMAAARLDLSSVFLYAGSTMPGQVDGRDVTIIDAFEAVGACLAGKISREEVDRIERAICPGEGACGGMYTANTMASVAEAIGMSLPGSAAPPAVDRRRDGFAHRSGEAVVELLRQGITARQIMTKPAFENAIAVVMALGGSTNAVLHLLAIAREAEVDLTLDDFTRVGAKVPHLGDLKPFGRYVMNDVDKIGGIPVVMKLLLDAGLMDGDCLTVTGRTMAENLEALAPPKADDDIIRDLSRPIHRTGGITILKGSLAPEGAVVKSAGFDDEVFEGPARVFDGERAALDALAADEIQHGDVVVIRYEGPKGGPGMREMLAITGAIKGAGLGKDVLLITDGRFSGGTTGLCVGHIAPEAVDAGPIAFLRDGDRIRLDVANGLLDVPDLTDEDLASRKEGWSPREPKFRTGVLGKYAKVVQSAAHGAVCG, translated from the coding sequence ATGACCGAGACCCCCGACATCAAGCCGCGCTCGCGCGAGGTCACCGACGGACTCGAGCGGGCTGCCGCACGCGGCATGCTCCGCGCGGTGGGCATGGGGGACGAGGACTTCGCCAAGCCGCAGATCGGCGTCGCCTCGTCCTGGAACGAGATCACGCCGTGCAACCTCTCCCTCGACCGGTTGGCCAAGGCGGTCAAGAACGGCGTGCACGCGGCCGGCGGCTACCCGCTGGAGTTCGGCACGATCTCGGTCTCCGACGGCATCTCCATGGGCCACGACGGCATGCACTTCTCGCTGGTCTCCCGCGAGGTCATCGCCGACTCCGTCGAGACCGTGATGATGGCCGAGCGCCTCGACGGCTCGGTGCTGCTCGCCGGCTGCGACAAGTCCCTGCCCGGCATGCTGATGGCGGCCGCGCGGCTCGACCTCTCGTCGGTCTTCCTCTACGCCGGCTCGACGATGCCCGGCCAGGTCGACGGCCGCGACGTCACGATCATCGACGCCTTCGAGGCCGTCGGCGCCTGCCTGGCCGGCAAGATCAGCCGCGAGGAGGTCGACCGCATCGAGCGCGCGATCTGCCCGGGCGAGGGGGCGTGCGGCGGCATGTACACCGCCAACACGATGGCCTCGGTCGCCGAGGCGATCGGCATGTCCCTGCCCGGCTCCGCCGCCCCGCCGGCCGTCGACCGGCGCCGCGACGGCTTCGCACACCGCTCCGGCGAGGCCGTGGTCGAGCTGCTCCGGCAGGGCATCACCGCCCGCCAGATCATGACCAAGCCCGCGTTCGAGAACGCCATCGCCGTCGTCATGGCGCTGGGCGGCTCGACCAACGCGGTCCTCCACCTGCTCGCGATCGCGCGCGAGGCCGAGGTCGACCTCACCCTCGACGACTTCACCCGCGTCGGCGCCAAGGTGCCGCACCTGGGCGACCTCAAGCCGTTCGGCCGCTACGTGATGAACGACGTCGACAAGATCGGCGGCATCCCGGTCGTGATGAAGCTGCTGCTCGACGCCGGCCTCATGGACGGCGACTGCCTCACGGTCACCGGCAGGACCATGGCGGAGAACCTCGAGGCCCTCGCGCCGCCGAAGGCCGACGACGACATCATCCGCGACCTCTCCCGGCCCATCCACCGCACCGGCGGCATCACGATCCTCAAGGGCTCGCTGGCCCCCGAGGGTGCCGTGGTCAAGTCCGCGGGCTTCGACGACGAGGTGTTCGAGGGGCCGGCACGGGTCTTCGACGGCGAGCGCGCGGCGCTCGACGCCCTTGCTGCCGACGAGATCCAGCACGGCGACGTCGTCGTCATCCGCTACGAGGGCCCCAAGGGCGGGCCGGGCATGCGCGAGATGCTCGCGATCACCGGTGCGATCAAGGGCGCCGGGCTCGGCAAGGACGTCCTGCTGATCACCGACGGCCGCTTCTCCGGCGGCACGACCGGCCTGTGCGTCGGCCACATCGCGCCCGAGGCGGTCGACGCCGGCCCGATCGCGTTCCTGCGCGACGGGGACCGCATCCGGCTCGACGTGGCCAACGGCCTGCTCGACGTGCCCGACCTCACCGACGAGGACCTCGCCTCCCGCAAGGAGGGCTGGTCCCCGCGCGAGCCCAAGTTCCGCACCGGCGTCCTCGGCAAGTACGCCAAGGTCGTGCAGTCCGCGGCGCACGGCGCCGTCTGCGGCTGA
- a CDS encoding catalase gives MTHDPRPQGGSTTATGAPAPSDLNSLTLGADGPILLHDRHFLEQMAHFNRERIPERNVHAKGSGAFGHFETTEDVSAYTKAALFQPGVRTEMLARFSTVAGEQGSPDTWRDPRGFALKFYTTEGNYDLVGNNTPVFFIRDTMKFPHFIRSQKRRGGPGLRDNDMQWDFWTLNPESAHQVTYVMGDRGIPASFRHMNGYGSHTYMWVNAAGEKHWVKYHFHTDQGVKNLTQEAANQLAGEDSDFHRRDLYEAIDNGDFPSWTLSVQLMPYEDAKTYRINPFDLTKIWPHADYPLVKVGTMTLDRNPANFFAEIEQAAFEPSALVPGIGLSPDKMLLGRVFSYSDTHRYRIGPNYLQLPVNRPKNVEGLNTYEQDGPMAYDHRGDEPVYAPNSYGRGYADMEGEVEESWEADGAMVRQAYTLREDDDDFSQAGTLVREVWDDEQRERFVGNVAGHILGGVSDKLLPKVLDYWKSIDADTGKRIEEAVREGQGKDVAPGETEPKGVIPEPSRSHAS, from the coding sequence ATGACCCACGACCCACGCCCGCAGGGCGGCTCGACCACCGCGACCGGGGCCCCCGCGCCCAGCGACCTCAACTCGCTCACCCTCGGCGCGGACGGCCCGATCCTGCTCCACGACCGCCACTTCCTCGAGCAGATGGCGCACTTCAACCGCGAGCGCATCCCCGAGCGCAACGTGCACGCCAAGGGCTCCGGCGCCTTCGGCCACTTCGAGACCACCGAGGACGTCTCGGCCTACACCAAGGCGGCGCTGTTCCAGCCGGGCGTGCGCACCGAGATGCTCGCGCGCTTCTCGACCGTCGCGGGGGAGCAGGGGTCCCCCGACACCTGGCGCGACCCCCGCGGGTTCGCGCTGAAGTTCTACACGACCGAGGGCAACTACGACCTGGTCGGCAACAACACCCCGGTCTTCTTCATCCGCGACACGATGAAGTTCCCCCACTTCATCCGCTCGCAGAAGCGTCGCGGCGGCCCCGGCCTGCGCGACAACGACATGCAGTGGGACTTCTGGACGCTCAACCCCGAGTCGGCCCACCAGGTCACCTACGTCATGGGCGACCGCGGCATCCCCGCGTCGTTCCGCCACATGAACGGCTACGGCTCCCACACCTACATGTGGGTCAACGCCGCCGGTGAGAAGCACTGGGTCAAGTACCACTTCCACACCGACCAGGGCGTCAAGAACCTCACCCAGGAGGCCGCCAACCAGCTCGCCGGCGAGGACTCCGACTTCCACCGCCGCGACCTCTACGAGGCGATCGACAACGGCGACTTCCCCTCGTGGACGCTGAGCGTGCAGCTGATGCCCTACGAGGACGCCAAGACCTACCGGATCAACCCGTTCGACCTCACCAAGATCTGGCCGCACGCGGACTACCCGCTGGTCAAGGTCGGCACGATGACGCTGGACCGCAACCCGGCCAACTTCTTCGCCGAGATCGAGCAGGCCGCCTTCGAGCCGAGCGCGCTGGTGCCCGGCATCGGCCTGAGCCCCGACAAGATGCTGCTCGGCCGGGTGTTCTCCTACTCCGACACCCACCGCTACCGCATCGGCCCCAACTACCTCCAGCTCCCGGTCAACCGGCCCAAGAACGTCGAGGGCCTCAACACCTACGAGCAGGACGGCCCGATGGCCTACGACCACCGCGGCGACGAGCCCGTCTACGCGCCCAACTCCTACGGCCGCGGCTACGCCGACATGGAGGGCGAGGTCGAGGAGTCCTGGGAGGCCGACGGCGCGATGGTCCGGCAGGCCTACACCCTGCGCGAGGACGACGACGACTTCAGCCAGGCGGGCACGCTCGTGCGCGAGGTCTGGGACGACGAGCAGCGGGAGCGCTTCGTCGGCAACGTCGCCGGCCACATCCTCGGCGGCGTGAGCGACAAGCTCCTGCCCAAGGTCCTCGACTACTGGAAGAGCATCGACGCCGACACGGGCAAGCGCATCGAGGAGGCCGTGCGCGAGGGGCAGGGCAAGGACGTCGCCCCCGGCGAGACCGAGCCCAAGGGCGTCATCCCCGAGCCCAGCCGGAGCCACGCCTCCTGA
- a CDS encoding adenylate/guanylate cyclase domain-containing protein encodes MTFRRQASHWFAHLSPEWQVRLALGSGLTVSNLVGVGVVAVLCLFVVPLPQSPAVSDARVQSVQLGLAFAVLGGVIGSYHAWRTLHPVVVMLRPSESAGTISDRQRRHVLKAPRRIFLFQLFLWVWAAVILAAVNWRASLTLGVSLGLIVALAGSATSCVTYLLSERSLRPVARRVLATGIPARRWVPSVRNRAMFAWWLGTGVSVLGIILLGVGALIEPEDISLDQLAVTIVVVGALAMAIGLLSSYAAAEASSEPIRTLREAVERVDHGDLEVEVPIYDSTEIGLLQAGFNQMVQGLREREHLRDLFGRHVGEDVARAALERGIELGGEEREVAVLFVDVIGSTSLAENCPPAEVVELLNRFFAVVIDVVHEHEGFVNKFEGDAALAIWGAPVESQDLHTCTLKAARTMQRRLAEEVPELRASIGVSTGRAVAGNVGTPERYEYTVIGDPVNEAARLTTAAKQTDRLVLVNCALVAGATAEEARHWEERDPITVRGRSEPTRVAAPRS; translated from the coding sequence GTGACGTTCCGTCGCCAGGCCTCGCACTGGTTCGCCCACCTGAGCCCCGAGTGGCAGGTGAGGCTGGCGCTGGGGTCCGGGCTCACGGTCTCCAACCTGGTCGGCGTCGGCGTCGTCGCGGTCCTGTGCCTGTTCGTCGTCCCCCTCCCCCAGTCGCCCGCGGTCAGCGACGCCCGCGTGCAGAGCGTGCAGCTCGGCCTGGCCTTCGCCGTCCTCGGCGGGGTGATCGGGTCCTACCACGCGTGGCGCACGCTGCACCCGGTCGTGGTGATGCTCCGGCCGAGCGAGAGCGCGGGCACGATCAGCGACCGGCAACGTCGCCACGTGCTCAAGGCGCCGCGCCGGATCTTCCTCTTCCAGCTGTTCCTGTGGGTGTGGGCCGCCGTCATCCTCGCGGCGGTCAACTGGCGGGCCTCGCTCACCCTGGGCGTCTCGCTCGGGCTCATCGTGGCGCTCGCGGGGTCGGCCACCTCGTGCGTGACCTACCTGCTCTCCGAGCGCTCGCTGCGACCCGTCGCCCGTCGCGTCCTGGCCACCGGCATCCCGGCCAGACGGTGGGTCCCGTCGGTGCGCAACCGGGCGATGTTCGCCTGGTGGCTCGGCACCGGGGTCAGCGTCCTCGGCATCATCCTGCTCGGCGTCGGCGCCCTCATCGAGCCCGAGGACATCAGCCTCGACCAGCTCGCGGTCACGATCGTCGTGGTCGGGGCCCTGGCGATGGCGATCGGCCTGCTGTCGTCGTACGCCGCGGCAGAGGCCAGCAGCGAGCCCATCCGGACCCTGCGCGAGGCCGTCGAGCGGGTCGACCACGGCGACCTCGAGGTCGAGGTGCCGATCTACGACTCCACCGAGATCGGCCTGCTGCAGGCCGGGTTCAACCAGATGGTGCAGGGGCTGCGCGAGCGGGAGCACCTGCGCGACCTCTTCGGTCGCCACGTCGGCGAGGACGTCGCCCGCGCCGCACTCGAGCGGGGCATCGAGCTCGGTGGTGAGGAGCGCGAGGTCGCCGTGCTGTTCGTCGACGTCATCGGCTCGACCTCGCTGGCGGAGAACTGTCCGCCCGCCGAGGTGGTCGAGCTGCTCAACCGGTTCTTCGCGGTCGTCATCGACGTGGTCCACGAGCACGAGGGCTTCGTCAACAAGTTCGAGGGCGACGCGGCCCTGGCGATCTGGGGAGCGCCGGTGGAGTCCCAGGACCTGCACACGTGCACCCTGAAGGCGGCGCGCACCATGCAGCGGCGACTGGCCGAGGAGGTGCCAGAGCTGCGCGCCAGCATCGGGGTCTCGACCGGCCGCGCCGTGGCCGGCAACGTCGGGACGCCCGAGCGCTACGAGTACACCGTCATCGGTGACCCCGTGAACGAGGCCGCCCGCCTGACCACCGCCGCCAAGCAGACCGACCGCCTGGTCCTGGTCAACTGCGCGCTGGTCGCCGGGGCCACCGCGGAGGAGGCCCGGCACTGGGAGGAGCGCGACCCGATCACCGTCCGGGGCCGCAGCGAGCCCACCCGGGTTGCCGCTCCGCGCTCCTGA